GCGACCCGTCCATCGAGCGGGCCGGCGCCGTCGCCGAGACCGGCCCCCGGCGGATCGACGCCCAGCTCGGCGCCGCGCTCGAGCGCGTCCAGGCGGTGCTCAGCACATGACGCCACCCGCCGCCCCTGCGATGTTCCCGGCCACCGTGCTCACCCGCGCCCGGGCCGCCGCCCGCCCGCAGGTGACCGGCTCGGTCGCCGGCGCCATGGGCCTGACCCTGAGCGTCGACGGCATCCGCGCGGCCGTCGGCGATCTCGTGGAGGTCAACCCCGGGTACCGGCCGCTGCTGGCCGAAGTGGTCGCCGTGGGTCGCGACCGGCTCACCTGCATGCCGCTCGGCACCTTGTCCGGGGTCCACGCGGGCGCGCCGGTGCGCGCGACGGGCATGCCGCTGCAGGTGCCGGTCGGCGAGGCGCTGCTGGGCCGGGTCCTCGACGGCCTCGGCCGGCCCGTGGACGGCGGCCCGCCGCTGGACTCCCGCGTCTCCTTCGTCGACCTCTCCAGCGAGACGCCACACGCGCTGTCCCGCACCCGCGTCGAGGAGCCGCTGACCTTCGGCGTCCGGGCGCTGGATACCCTGGTGCCCTGCGGCAAGGGTCAGCGCCTGGGCATCTTCGCCGGCTCCGGCGTCGGCAAGTCCAGCCTGCTGGCCCAGATCACCCGCGGCACCGACGCCGACGTCCGGGTCATCGGACTGATCGGCGAGCGTGGCCGCGAGGTGCGCGAGTTCCTCGAGGAGAACCTCGGCGCGGAGGGGATGGCGCGCACCGTCGTCGTCGTCGCCACGTCCGATGAGCCGCCGCTGGTGCGGCTGAAGGCGGCCTTCGTGGCCACCCGCATCGCCGAGTCGTTCCGTGACGAGGGCCGCGACGTCCTGCTGCTCATGGACTCGATCACCCGCACCGCCATGGCCCAGCGCGAGGTCGGCCTGTCGGCGGGCGAGCCCCCGGCGACGCGCGGCTACCCGCCGAGCGTCTTCGCGATGATGCCGCAGCTGCTGGAGAAGGCCGGGACCGGCGTCACCGGCTCCATCACCGGCCTCTACACCGTGCTGGTGGAGGGTGACGACCACAACGAGCCGATCGCCGACACCGCCCGCTCGATCCTCGACGGGCACATCGTGCTCACCCGCACACTCGCCACGACCGGCCACTTCCCCGCCATCGACGTGCTGGAGTCCATCTCCCGGGTGGCGACGGCGGTCGTCCCGCCGGAGCAGATGGCCGACGCCCGGGAGATCCGCCGGCTGATGGGCGCCCTGCGCGACGTCCGCGAGCTCATCGAGATCGGCGCCTACCAGGCCGGCAGCGATCCGCTCGTCGACCGGGCCCGCGCGCTCGCCCCCACCATCGAGGCCTTCCTCCAGCAGCCCATGGGTGAGTCCACCCCGGCGGAGGAGGCCTGGGGCTGGCTGCAGCGCATCGTGAGGAGCGCATGAAGCGCGCGACGTTCCGGCTGCAGCCGGTCCTCGAGCTGCGCCGCACGGAGGAGCGGGCCGCCGCGGCGGCCGCAGCGGATGCGGCGAGCACCGCGGCCGACGCCGACCGCCGGGCCACCGAGTACGAGACGGTGCTGGCGACCGCGGTCCTCCCCCGGTCGCTACCCGTCGGCCAGTTCCTCGCCGCCATGACGATGCTGCGCACCGCGGCCACCAACGCCTCGGACGCCCGTGCCCTCGCGACCGCCTCCGCCGAACAGTCGGAGCTGGTGCGTGCCCGCTGGACCGCGGCCGCGCAGCGGACCAAGGGCATGGAACGGCTCCGCGAGCGCCACATGGCCGCGCTCCGGCACGCCGAGGACGCCGCCGAGGAACGGGCCGTCGACGACCTCGTGACCGGCCGCGCGGGACGGTCGGCCGCCCAGCCTGCCGATGACAGTGCCGAGGACACGGAGCAGGAACACGAGACCGGGGAGGTGCCGTGGAGGGTGTGACCCAGGTGCAGGCCCGGATCAGCGAGATCCAGGGCCGGTTCGTGCACCGCCCCGCGTCGACGTCGGCCAACTGGGCGAGCGCCGCCGCTGCCGCCGGTCTCACCGGGACGAGCAGCGCGACCTTCTCCGGCGCGGGAGCGACCGCTTCGGAGAGCGCCGTCGTGGCGGAGGCGCAGAAGTACCTGGGGGTGCCCTACCTGTGGGGTGGCACCGACCCCAGCAAGGGCCTGGACTGCTCCGGCTTCACCCAGCTGATCTACGAGAACCTCGGCATCGAGCTCCCCCGGACGTCCTCGCAGCAGGCGACCAGCGGCCAGGCCGTGGCCTCCCTCGCCGAGGCCCGCCCGGGCGACCTGGTGTTCTTCGACCACTCCTCGTCGCGGGCCGGCATCGATCACGTCGGCGTCTACATCGGCAACGGGAAGATGATCGCCGCCCCTCAGGCCGGCGAGGTCGTGAAGGTGCAGGACGTGGGCAGCCCGACGGTGATCCGTCGCGTGCTGCCCGCGCAGAGCGCCGGCGTCCCGGCCATGCCCGCCGGTGGCGCGCTCGCCGGAGTGCCCTACGCCGACCTGTTCACCCGGGCCGGCGCCCGGCACGGGGTGGACCCCTCACTGCTCGCGGCCGTGGCGTCGAAGGAGTCGAGCTTCAACGCCTCGGCGGTCTCCCCGGCGGGTGCGCAGGGCCTCATGCAGTTCATGCCGGCGACCGCCAGTGGCCTGGGGGTGAACGCGCTGGACCCGACGTCGGCGATCGACGGCGCCGCGCGCTACCTGAGCAGCCTGACCAAGCAGTTCGGCTCCACCGAACTGGCCCTGGCCGCCTACAACGCGGGGCCGGGCACGGTCTCCCGCCACGGTGGCATCCCGCCCTATCCCGAGACCCAGAACTACGTGCGCGCGGTGATGAGCAAGGCGGAGGCCTACCGATGACATCTCTTCCCATCCACTCGGCCGCGAGCACGACCCGGGCGCGAACGGCGGGCGGGGTGGACGTGCGCGGCTCGTCCGGTGCTGCGCCGTTCGCGTCCGCACTCGACGACGCCCTGGCCGCGGACCGGTCGCGGGGCGGCTCCCAGCGCTCGACCGAGCGTCGCAGCACTCCGGAGGACCGCGCGGCCCAGGCGTACGACCGTGCCGCGGAGGCCGGCGCGCGGGCCGCCGCGGCGCGGGCGCGCGCCGCCGAGCGGGCCGACCGGGCCGATCAGCGCGATTCCCCGGCGGACCGGGCTGCGGAGAGGACGGACCGCGCTGTCGACCGGGCAGCGGACGCCGGGGCGAGCGCCGAGGCCCGCATCCCTGACGCCACCGGCGAGGCGGCCTCCGCCGACACCGCGGGTGCCGCCATCGAGGTGCCCGGGGGCGGCGGCGAGACCGCCGCGAACACGGCCTCGGCCGGGATCCCGACCTTCTGGGCGATGGCCCTCGGCGTCCCGCAGACCACGGCCGCCCAGGGCGAGGTCGTGGCGACCACCACCGGCGACGTCGCCGTCCCGACGGTCACCGCTCCCGCACCGACGGGCGCGACGGACGCGGACGCGGCCGTCCCCCCTCCCCTCGTCCCGGTCGCTGCGGGGTCCACCCCGGGCGCGACCCCGGCGGCGTCGGCTCCGGCCACCGCCCCCGGTTCCGCACCAGCAGCCGCTGCCGCGCCGGCCGGTCTCGCCATCACCGCCGAGGTGGCGCAGCCCGGCACCTCGACGACGCCGCTGCTCACGACCGCGCCGAGCACCCAGCCGGCCGCGGCACCCGTGCCCTCCACGACCGACGCGGCATCTCCTGCGGTGCCCGCCGTCCCCGTTCCGACCGCCACCGTCCCGTCCGCCGGGGCGACCGCGGCAGCCGCCCCGGTCGTCGTACCGGTCCCGGCCACCGGTGCGGCACCGGGAACCTCGTCCGGCGGGGAAGCCGCTCCGGTCGCCACCGCTACCGGCACCCCGGTCGCCCCCATCGCTGCGGCGGGTTCCGGCGGGGCCCTCTCGTCCGGCGCCGGGAACCCCGGCAGCGGGTCCGGGAACCCGGGCACGCCCACCGGGGACGGCTCGGCCGACGTGACCCCGCTCGCCTCGGGCACGGGCCCCGCACCGGCGGCCGGAGCTCCGGCTGCCGTCTCCGGCGCGACCGGCGCGGCGGCGGCCATGCCCGTCGGCTCCCAGGTCGCCCGCCAGGTCGCCGTGCTCGGTCGCGGACCCGACGGCGCTCAGACCATGACCCTCGTCCTCACCCCCGAGAACCTGGGCCCGGTCGAGGTCTCGGTCACGTTGACGAAGGGAGCCGTCGACCTCACCCTCCGCGGCGCCCACGAGCTCGGCCGGGCCGCGCTCCTCGACGGACTGCCCGACCTGCGGCGGGACCTCGAGGCCGCCGGCCTGAACCCCTCGCGGCTGGAGGTCGACCGGGACACCGGCGGGTCCTGGCTCTCCCGCCACGCCCAGCAGCAGGCCGAACAGCAGGCGTTCGGGCAGCGCGGCCACCAGCAGGACCGGGGCCAGGAGCCGGGCGACCGGTCACGACCATGGGGCGTCCCTGCCGATACCGCAGTCAGCGGACCGACCCCGAGTTCCCAGCGATCCACGTCGTCCGGCGTGGACCTGCGCGTCTGAGCGAAGGAGTGACCGACCGATGACCACCCCAGGCGTGACGGGGACAGCGGGGACCTACTACACCCCCGCCTCCTCCACGGTCGACCGTCCGGACCAGATGGGCAAGGACGTCTTCCTGCAGCTGCTGGTCGCCCAGATGCGGTACCAGGACCCGGGAAACCCGGTCGACAGCAGCCAGATGATGTCCCAGACGGCCGTCTTCAGCCAGGTCGAGAAGCTGGAGCAGCTGGTCAACCAGAACGCATCGCTGCTGGTCCTCCAGGAGTCCGCCACGGCCGGCGCCCTCGTCGGGCGGACCGCCACCTACACCGACGAAGCGGGCGAGTCCCGGACGGGCCTCGTCTCCTCGGTCCGTCTCGCCAGCCGCGGCAGCGAGGCCGTCGCCGTCATCGACGGCGTCCCCATCCCCGTCGGCCGACTCACCGAGATCGCGGAGACCACGGCGTCCTGATCGCCCCGACCCCACCGACTGACCCGCCGTCCGGCGGACCACCACCTGAGGAGCTCCTCCCCATGCTTCGTTCGATGTTCTCGGCCATCTCCGGCCTCAAGGCCCACCAGACCAAGATGGACGTCACCGGCAACAACATCGCCAACGTCAACACCGTCGGCTTCAAGAGCAGCCAGACCGTCTTCCAGGACACGCTGTCCCAGATCATCCGCGCCGGCGGCGCCCCCGCCGAGGACCGGGGTGGCACGAACCCGGCGCAGGTGGGGCTGGGCGCCAAGGTCGCCGCCATCACCACGAACTGGACCCAGGGTGCGACCCAGTCCACCGGCCGCTCCACCGACTTCATGATCGAGGGCGACGGCTTCTTCGTGACCCGTGGCGCCGGTGGCGAGCAGCTGTTCACCCGCGCCGGCTCCTTCGACTTCGACGCCACCGGCAAGCTGGTCACGCCCGACGGCTCGGTCCTGAGGGGATGGATGGCGGGCGCGAACGGAGAGGTGAACCCCAACGGCCCGGTCGTCGACCTGTCGGTCCCCTACGGCCAGATCGTGAACCCGGTGGCCAGCACCAGCGGCAAGGTCGCGGGCAACCTGTCCGCGGAAGGTGGCGCCCCGGTGCAGACGGCGGTCACGATGTACGACGAACTCGGCGTCGCGCAGAACATCTCCTACACGTTCACCAAGGATCCCGCGCCGGCGGTGAACGCCTGGACGCTGTCCGTCGCGCACACCAGCAACGCCGAGCCGCCGGTCGTCACCACGCTCGGCACCGCGCCCGTCACCTTCAACGCCGACGGCACGCTGGCCTCCGCCGACACGGTGACCGTCCCCCTCGCCGGCCTGGCCAACCCGAGCTGGACCGGGGACCTGGACATCGACCTGGCCGACGTGACGCAGCTGGGTGGCAAGAGCGACGTCAAGGCCGACGGTCAGGACGGCTTCGCCATGGGCAGCCTGCAGTCGTTCGGACTGAGCAACGACGGCACGATCACCGGGGTCTACTCGAACGGCCTGCGCCAGGCGCTGGGCCAGCTGGCGGTCGCCTCGTTCAACAACCCCAGCGGGCTGGAGAAGGCCGGCAGCTCCTCCTTCCGGGTCGGGGACAACTCGGGTGCAGCGGCCATCGGCCTCGCCGGTGTCGGTGGCCGCGGCGATCTGGTTTCGGGCGCACTGGAGATGTCGAACGTCGACCTCGCCGAGGAGTTCACCGGCCTGATCGTGGCCCAGCGCGGTTTCCAGGCCAACAGCCGCGTCATCACCAGCTCCGACGAGATCCTGCAGGACCTGGTCAACCTCAAGCGCTGACGTCACAGGTCCAGGTCTCGACGGCGAGAGCTGGACTGCTCCTCCGGCCTTCTGCACCGATCGCCGGACCGGGTGGCCCGGTCACTCCTCGGGGGTGGCCGGGCCACCTGCCTTTCCGCGGCATCCCGGGCCTCCGCCGTCGTCCCCGCGGGGCATTCGGCTCAAGGAAAGGCCCAGGTGAGCCGATGAGAAGAGTGCTGTTCCCGCCCGCTGTTCCCGCCACCCACCCGCCCCCACCGAGCAAGAGGACCGAACCGTGATCCGTGTGACGCGCCTGAACGGTGAGCAGTTCGCGCTCAACCCCGACCTGATCGAGCGGGTGGAGGCGCACCCCGACACGGTCGCCTTCCTGGTGGACGGCACCAAGTACGTGGTCAAGGAGTCCGTGGACGAGGTGCTCCGCGAGATTCGCGAGTACCGCGCCGGCATCCTCGCCACCTCCTACGAGATGGACCGCGGCGAGTACCGCGCACCCCAGCGCGACAGCGTGACCGGCGACTCCTCGGTCGTGCCGTTCCCGAGCCGAGAGGAGCGCTGACCCATGGATCCGGCCACCCTGATCGGGTTCGTCATCTCACTCGTCGCGCTGCTCGTCTTCATGGTGATGGAGGGCGCGGACCCGATGTCGCTGCTCTTCCTGCCGGCGATCATCCTCGTCATCCTCGCCACGTTCGGCGCCGCGGCGTCGAGCTTCACGATGGACGACCTCAAGAAGATCCCCGCCTGGTTCAAGATGGCGGCGATGCCGGCGAGGGTGCCCAAGGCGGGAGCGCAGATCCAGACGCTGGTCAGCCTCGCGGAGAAGGCCCGCAAGGAGGGACTCCTCGCGCTGGAGGCGCAGGTCAAGAGCATCGACGACCCCTTCCTGCGACGCGGCCTGCAGATGGGCATCGACGGCACCGACCCCGAGGAGCTGCGCGCCGTCCTCGAGGGCGAGATCTCGGCGAAGAAGTCCGAGGACAAGGTGGCGGCGAAGTTCTTCAACCAGATGGGCGGCTACGCCCCGACCATCGGCATCGTGGGCTGCATCGTCGGGCTCATCAACGTCATGGGCAACCTCAGCGACCCCGAGTCGCTGGGCCCGATGATCGCCGCGGCGTTCGTCGCCACCCTGTGGGGCGTGATGGCCGCGAACTTCTGGTTCCTGCCCATGGGGGCCAAGATCCTGCGCGTCAGCGAGCTGCAGGCCGCGCAGATGGAGCTGCTGGTCGAGGGCATCACCGAGATCCAGGCGGGCACCAGCCCGCGCGCGGTCCGCCAGAAGCTCAGCTCGCTCATCCCGCCGAGCGAGGTCGAGCGGGAGGCGGCATGAGTTCGGCGCCGCATCCCGGCCGCCGACGCGCCAAGAAGCACGAGGAGGAGGAGCACGAGAACCACGAGCGGTGGATGGTGTCCTACGCGGACATGATGACGCTGCTGCTCGTCCTCTTCATCGTGCTGTACGCGATGAGCCAGGTGGACAAGTCGAAGTTCGCCGCCCTGGCCAGCGGGCTCTCCGAGAGCTTCGGCGGACCCATCACGGCCCTCCCCGGGCCGACCCCCGAGAGCTCGGTGCTCGAGGGGCTCCCCGGCGCCATCGACATCGCCTCGGCGATCCCCCCGGACCCCGCGGTCCAGCAGGCCCAGGTCGACGCGGCGGCGGCCGCGGCCGCGGCCGAGCGGGCCCAGCGGGTCGCCGCCGAGGCGGCCAGGGCCTACGACGACCTCGCGGCCGCCCGGGACAGGATCGCCGCGGCGCTGGCGGCCGCCGGCTACGCGGATGCGGCGCGCTTCGAGATCGACGAGCGCGGCCTGGTCGTGCACATCGTCGCCGACGAGGTGCTCTTCGACGCCGAGCAGGCCGACCTTCGGCCCGAGGGCCGGCAGATCCTGGACGCCGCCGCCCCGGCTCTGGTCGGGCTGCCCAACGTGCTGCGCGTCGAGGGGCACGCCAACCACCTGCCGGTCACCGCCGGAGGACGGTGGCCCTCCAACTGGGAGCTCTCCGGCTACCGGGCCAGCACCGTGCTGCGCTACCTCGCCGGAGGCGGCGTCCCCGAACCACGGATGTCGGCGACGGGCTACTCCTCCACGCGCCCCCTGGTGCCGGAGTCCGATCCGAACGCCCTCTCGGTCAACCGACGTGTCGACATCGTCGTCCTGTCCACCGCCTCGGCAGAGGCCAACGCGCTGCTGCCGGGCATCGATGCAACTCACCAGGCCACCCAGCAGGAGGCAACACCATGAGCAAGGACAAGAGCGCCGAGACCGACGAGGCCGAGGCCAAGGGCGGCAAGAAGAAGCTGCTCATGATCGTGGGCGTCCTGCTCGTCGCCGCAGCCGGGGCGGCGTACTTCTTCCTGTTCGCCGCGCCCGGCGAGGCCGAGGCCGCGGCGCCCGAGCACGGCGGCTACACCGCACTCGAGCCGGTGGCGGTCAACCTCGCCGGCGGCGGCTATCTCAAGATCGGGGTCACCCTCGACTACACCGTGGCCGCCGCCGGTGGCGGCCACGGCGGCGGCGGCGTCGACGGCGCCAAGGCCTACGACCAGATCATCTCCACGTTCTCCCAGGCGAGCCCGGCCGACGTGACCGGTGCCCGCGACGCGCTCAAGGAGGCACTGGAGCAGAAGATCATCGAGGCGTACACCGAGGACGGCGTGCAGATGGTCATGGGCATCTACTACACCGAGTACGTCACCCAGTAGGTCCCCGCCGATGTCCTCCGGCCCCACCCGGGTGGCCGGAGGACGTCACGCGACGAGCACGCCACGCATCACCAGTCACACCGCTCCCGCAGCCGTGAGCGACCGATCACCGCCGGTCAGGGTCGGTCCCGATTCCGCCGATGAGGTGGAACGTGACCTCACCCGAGACCGGACCGGCCCCCAGCGAGGCGGGTCCCCAGTCCCCCGAGGAGTCACCGGCGGAGGCGCCCGCACAGGAGCGCCCGGCCACTCCTCCGGCGACCACTGCGCCCGCGGCTCCCGGTAGCGGTACCGGCGTCCGGAGCCGCCGCGGCGAGCCCCGTACCTACGACTTCCGCCGGCCGACGAAGCTCTCCCGTGAACACGTCCGGGTCCTGCAGATCGCGCAGGAGGCCTTCGCCCGCCAGGCGACGACCATCCTGACCACGTTCCTGCGCGCCGGTGCCCGCCTCGAGCTGGTCGGGATCGAGCAGTTCTCCTACGACGACTACCTGGCGACGCTCCCCAACCCTGTCTTCATCACCACGTTCACGCTGGAACCGCTGGCCGGCAAGGGCCTGCTGGCCTACCCGCTGGACATGGCCATGGCCATCGTCGACCACATGCTGGGCGGCTCCGGTCGGGCCCAGCAGCCGAACCGGCCGATGACGGCGATGGAGTCCTCCATCACCAACCACCTGCTCGGCCGGCTGCTCGACGAGTTCGCCGCCTCCTTCGCCTCGATCACCGAGATCCAACCGGCGCTGAACGGGTTCGAGTACAACCCGCAGCTCGCGCAGGCGGCGTCCGGCTCGGACACGGTCATGGTCGCCAGCTACTCCATGGCGGTCGGCGCCCGCGAGGGCGAGGCCACGCTCGTGCTGCC
The DNA window shown above is from Blastococcus colisei and carries:
- a CDS encoding FliI/YscN family ATPase codes for the protein MTPPAAPAMFPATVLTRARAAARPQVTGSVAGAMGLTLSVDGIRAAVGDLVEVNPGYRPLLAEVVAVGRDRLTCMPLGTLSGVHAGAPVRATGMPLQVPVGEALLGRVLDGLGRPVDGGPPLDSRVSFVDLSSETPHALSRTRVEEPLTFGVRALDTLVPCGKGQRLGIFAGSGVGKSSLLAQITRGTDADVRVIGLIGERGREVREFLEENLGAEGMARTVVVVATSDEPPLVRLKAAFVATRIAESFRDEGRDVLLLMDSITRTAMAQREVGLSAGEPPATRGYPPSVFAMMPQLLEKAGTGVTGSITGLYTVLVEGDDHNEPIADTARSILDGHIVLTRTLATTGHFPAIDVLESISRVATAVVPPEQMADAREIRRLMGALRDVRELIEIGAYQAGSDPLVDRARALAPTIEAFLQQPMGESTPAEEAWGWLQRIVRSA
- a CDS encoding flagellar FliJ family protein; the encoded protein is MKRATFRLQPVLELRRTEERAAAAAAADAASTAADADRRATEYETVLATAVLPRSLPVGQFLAAMTMLRTAATNASDARALATASAEQSELVRARWTAAAQRTKGMERLRERHMAALRHAEDAAEERAVDDLVTGRAGRSAAQPADDSAEDTEQEHETGEVPWRV
- a CDS encoding lytic transglycosylase domain-containing protein; protein product: MEGVTQVQARISEIQGRFVHRPASTSANWASAAAAAGLTGTSSATFSGAGATASESAVVAEAQKYLGVPYLWGGTDPSKGLDCSGFTQLIYENLGIELPRTSSQQATSGQAVASLAEARPGDLVFFDHSSSRAGIDHVGVYIGNGKMIAAPQAGEVVKVQDVGSPTVIRRVLPAQSAGVPAMPAGGALAGVPYADLFTRAGARHGVDPSLLAAVASKESSFNASAVSPAGAQGLMQFMPATASGLGVNALDPTSAIDGAARYLSSLTKQFGSTELALAAYNAGPGTVSRHGGIPPYPETQNYVRAVMSKAEAYR
- a CDS encoding flagellar hook-length control protein FliK, which translates into the protein MTSLPIHSAASTTRARTAGGVDVRGSSGAAPFASALDDALAADRSRGGSQRSTERRSTPEDRAAQAYDRAAEAGARAAAARARAAERADRADQRDSPADRAAERTDRAVDRAADAGASAEARIPDATGEAASADTAGAAIEVPGGGGETAANTASAGIPTFWAMALGVPQTTAAQGEVVATTTGDVAVPTVTAPAPTGATDADAAVPPPLVPVAAGSTPGATPAASAPATAPGSAPAAAAAPAGLAITAEVAQPGTSTTPLLTTAPSTQPAAAPVPSTTDAASPAVPAVPVPTATVPSAGATAAAAPVVVPVPATGAAPGTSSGGEAAPVATATGTPVAPIAAAGSGGALSSGAGNPGSGSGNPGTPTGDGSADVTPLASGTGPAPAAGAPAAVSGATGAAAAMPVGSQVARQVAVLGRGPDGAQTMTLVLTPENLGPVEVSVTLTKGAVDLTLRGAHELGRAALLDGLPDLRRDLEAAGLNPSRLEVDRDTGGSWLSRHAQQQAEQQAFGQRGHQQDRGQEPGDRSRPWGVPADTAVSGPTPSSQRSTSSGVDLRV
- a CDS encoding flagellar hook assembly protein FlgD, with translation MTTPGVTGTAGTYYTPASSTVDRPDQMGKDVFLQLLVAQMRYQDPGNPVDSSQMMSQTAVFSQVEKLEQLVNQNASLLVLQESATAGALVGRTATYTDEAGESRTGLVSSVRLASRGSEAVAVIDGVPIPVGRLTEIAETTAS
- a CDS encoding flagellar hook protein FlgE, producing MLRSMFSAISGLKAHQTKMDVTGNNIANVNTVGFKSSQTVFQDTLSQIIRAGGAPAEDRGGTNPAQVGLGAKVAAITTNWTQGATQSTGRSTDFMIEGDGFFVTRGAGGEQLFTRAGSFDFDATGKLVTPDGSVLRGWMAGANGEVNPNGPVVDLSVPYGQIVNPVASTSGKVAGNLSAEGGAPVQTAVTMYDELGVAQNISYTFTKDPAPAVNAWTLSVAHTSNAEPPVVTTLGTAPVTFNADGTLASADTVTVPLAGLANPSWTGDLDIDLADVTQLGGKSDVKADGQDGFAMGSLQSFGLSNDGTITGVYSNGLRQALGQLAVASFNNPSGLEKAGSSSFRVGDNSGAAAIGLAGVGGRGDLVSGALEMSNVDLAEEFTGLIVAQRGFQANSRVITSSDEILQDLVNLKR
- a CDS encoding flagellar FlbD family protein; the protein is MIRVTRLNGEQFALNPDLIERVEAHPDTVAFLVDGTKYVVKESVDEVLREIREYRAGILATSYEMDRGEYRAPQRDSVTGDSSVVPFPSREER
- a CDS encoding motility protein A → MDPATLIGFVISLVALLVFMVMEGADPMSLLFLPAIILVILATFGAAASSFTMDDLKKIPAWFKMAAMPARVPKAGAQIQTLVSLAEKARKEGLLALEAQVKSIDDPFLRRGLQMGIDGTDPEELRAVLEGEISAKKSEDKVAAKFFNQMGGYAPTIGIVGCIVGLINVMGNLSDPESLGPMIAAAFVATLWGVMAANFWFLPMGAKILRVSELQAAQMELLVEGITEIQAGTSPRAVRQKLSSLIPPSEVEREAA
- a CDS encoding OmpA/MotB family protein — its product is MSSAPHPGRRRAKKHEEEEHENHERWMVSYADMMTLLLVLFIVLYAMSQVDKSKFAALASGLSESFGGPITALPGPTPESSVLEGLPGAIDIASAIPPDPAVQQAQVDAAAAAAAAERAQRVAAEAARAYDDLAAARDRIAAALAAAGYADAARFEIDERGLVVHIVADEVLFDAEQADLRPEGRQILDAAAPALVGLPNVLRVEGHANHLPVTAGGRWPSNWELSGYRASTVLRYLAGGGVPEPRMSATGYSSTRPLVPESDPNALSVNRRVDIVVLSTASAEANALLPGIDATHQATQQEATP
- a CDS encoding flagellar basal body-associated FliL family protein, yielding MSKDKSAETDEAEAKGGKKKLLMIVGVLLVAAAGAAYFFLFAAPGEAEAAAPEHGGYTALEPVAVNLAGGGYLKIGVTLDYTVAAAGGGHGGGGVDGAKAYDQIISTFSQASPADVTGARDALKEALEQKIIEAYTEDGVQMVMGIYYTEYVTQ
- a CDS encoding flagellar motor switch protein FliM, which gives rise to MTSPETGPAPSEAGPQSPEESPAEAPAQERPATPPATTAPAAPGSGTGVRSRRGEPRTYDFRRPTKLSREHVRVLQIAQEAFARQATTILTTFLRAGARLELVGIEQFSYDDYLATLPNPVFITTFTLEPLAGKGLLAYPLDMAMAIVDHMLGGSGRAQQPNRPMTAMESSITNHLLGRLLDEFAASFASITEIQPALNGFEYNPQLAQAASGSDTVMVASYSMAVGAREGEATLVLPFSSFAQALNNAASPQLSESALAKRKRAAEALAARVNLVPVDVSVRFAPLTVSSADLLSLAVGDVLLLRHPPDAPLEVTTNDVTFAYAIASNHRRRLAAAIVPTPYAAAKDTA